The genomic stretch AGCGATACACTTTTAGAGATCGACCAGGCTTCCGAACAGGTTTCCACCGGGGCCTCCCAGGTATCTGATGCTTCCCAGTCTCTCAGCCAGGGAGCCACGGAACAGGCCTCTTCCATCGAAGAGCTGTCCGCAGCCATTAACGAAGTTTCAGAACGGGTAAAAGAAAACGCGTCCAACGCCTTAGAGGCGAATACCCTCTCCCTGGAAGCATGCGAAGGCATGCTGGCGAGTGATCAGAAGATGAAGGATATGATTTCAGCAATGAATGAAATCGCAAGTACCTCCGGCGAAATAAGTAAGATCATCAAAACAATTGACGATATCGCTTTCCAGACCAATATCCTGGCACTGAATGCAGCCGTTGAAGCTGCAAGAGCCGGTTCCGCCGGAAAGGGATTTGCGGTGGTAGCCGATGAAGTCCGTAATCTGGCCGGCAAGTCTGCGGAAGCTGCTAAAAATACCACGGCTCTTATTGAAAACGCTATTACTGCCATTGGAAACGGAACTAAAATAGCAGATGAAACTGCAGAAGCGCTGCGGCTTGTAGTTGAAAAATCCAATATTTCTTCCGTCAGGGTCGCAGAAATCGCGGAAGCATCCGCCGCCCAGTCTGACGCCTTGCTGCAGATTACAACCGGCATTGACCAGATATCCGCCGTTGTACAGACCACTTCCGCAACATCGGAAGAAAGCGCAGCCACTTCAGAAGAACTGACCGCCCAGGCCTATAATCTAAAATCCCTGGTAGAAAAATTTCAACTGATGGATAAAGTACCTTCCACAACCAGTGAACCAACTGCTGCCTGGAGGGATTTCACTACCTGGAAGGATTCTGCTGCTTGGAAGGGTTCTTCTGCTTTTGAGGATTCTGCTGCTTGGAAGGATTCTTCTGCTTTTGAGGGTTCTACTGCTTTGGAGGATTCTACTTCTTGGGAGGATTCTGCCCCGGAAGAGACTTATGATAAATATTAATAGTTTCAGGATTCTTTTCTACTGGCAAATGCCTGAAAAAAGGCTGCGGATTTAAATATCCGCAGCCTTTTTCTGCATTTTCATGCCAGTTTTTATAAAACGGAACATCCGAAGAGCTCCCTGATAATATAAGTCCTCGGCATCTTCCAAGGCCTTATCCAGTTCCATGACTCCATTGACCGTTGTCATGATGGAGCAGATTCCAAAGTCATAAATCTTTTCTGCACCTTCTCCCATAGCTCCTACCAGAGCAACAGCCGGAATTCCTTTTCTTTTACACCTCATCCCAATGCCCTGTATTACCTTTCCAAAACAGGACTGCCAGTCCGTGCGCCCCTCTCCGGTCACAACCATAGACACATCTTCCAGGCGGGAATCAAAATCAATCAAATCCAGAACCGTTTCAATTCCTGATTTTAACTCCGCCTGGAGAAATACCAGAAGTGCCGCGCCAAGGCCCCCAGCGGCTCCGGAACCTGGCATATGATCAGGATTAATCCCCAGTTCCCGTATCATCACATCCCGGTAGTTCTGCATTCCTCTTTCCAGTTCATCAAGAACCTGAGGGGAACCGCCCTTCTGCTTTCCAAACGTGTAGGTGGCTCCGTCTTTCCCACATAAGGGATTATTGACGTCGCACATAGCTGTCATTTTCACTTTAGAAATCAGGGGATGGAGGCCGGAACTATCGATATGAGCGACTTTTTCCAGATCTCTTCCTGTTCCTTCTAGCTCTCTTCCCTCCGAATCAAGGAATTTTACTCCTAATGCCCTCATACAGCCCATGCCGCCGTCATTGGTCGCTGAACCGCCGATTGCTATGGAAATATCGGTAAAGCCCCGGTCCAAAGCATCTCTTATCAGCTCTCCGGTCCCATAGGTCGTGGTGTTCCTTGGATCCCTTAAATCTCTTGGAATCAGGGGAAGCCCGGAAGCCGCCGCCATCTCAAGTATGGCACGTTTCTCATCCAATTTTCCGTAATACGCGTTTACAGGAGCAAGAAGCGGCCCACAGACGGTTAAGGGGATTCTTTCTCCCTGCATGGCTGCGATCACCGCATCCGTTGTTCCCTCTCCTCCATCGGCCACGGGGATTCCGATACCTTCCCACTGATCAAACACTTCCGCCGCAGCTTTTTTCAGCAGGTCTATGGTCTGTTCACTGGAAAGAGTCCCCTTAAACGAGTCGGATGCAAACAATAATTTCAT from Lacrimispora sphenoides JCM 1415 encodes the following:
- a CDS encoding glycerate kinase, giving the protein MKLLFASDSFKGTLSSEQTIDLLKKAAAEVFDQWEGIGIPVADGGEGTTDAVIAAMQGERIPLTVCGPLLAPVNAYYGKLDEKRAILEMAAASGLPLIPRDLRDPRNTTTYGTGELIRDALDRGFTDISIAIGGSATNDGGMGCMRALGVKFLDSEGRELEGTGRDLEKVAHIDSSGLHPLISKVKMTAMCDVNNPLCGKDGATYTFGKQKGGSPQVLDELERGMQNYRDVMIRELGINPDHMPGSGAAGGLGAALLVFLQAELKSGIETVLDLIDFDSRLEDVSMVVTGEGRTDWQSCFGKVIQGIGMRCKRKGIPAVALVGAMGEGAEKIYDFGICSIMTTVNGVMELDKALEDAEDLYYQGALRMFRFIKTGMKMQKKAADI